In one window of Arachis ipaensis cultivar K30076 chromosome B06, Araip1.1, whole genome shotgun sequence DNA:
- the LOC107646163 gene encoding probable ran guanine nucleotide release factor isoform X3: MPQDAVYERPLFGGKLSSLFPHRFQDVSDIRQVPDHQEVFADATRDESLIFELLEYKHDVADNGSAVWFLQDLANEQDAEGSVVIEQSGVLEAPGLMYNNTPAIVTTAVGQMAISKGRQGREAQNIIKVYLANLRLKGVDTDVLVTAYEPILINPFSESAGTVCAGMAVPAEQAGCITMEEVFRLAVTSFKVYDWGLFGAES; this comes from the exons ATGCCTCAAGATGCTGTTTATGAACGCCCTCTGTTTGGGGGCAAACTCTCAAGCTTGTTCCCTCATAGATTCCAG GATGTCAGTGACATTCGACAAGTCCCTGATCATCAG GAGGTTTTTGCAGACGCTACTCGTGATGAGAGCTTGATCTTTGAGCTTTTAGAATATAAGCATGATGTTGCTGATAATGGAAGTGCTGTCTGGTTTCTTCAAGACCTTGCTAATGAGCAGGATGCTGAAGGAAGTGTG GTTATTGAACAGTCTGGAGTCCTTGAAGCGCCAGGTTTGATGTACAATAACACACCTGCTATTGTAACAACTGCAGTAGGGCAAATG GCAATTTCTAAGGGACGACAAGGAAGGGAAGCACAAAATATCATCAAA GTTTATTTGGCAAATCTGCGTCTTAAAGGAGTTGATACTGATGTACTTGTCACTGCATATGAGCCCATTCTTATAAA CCCATTTAGCGAAAGCGCAGGCACAGTTTGTGCCGGAATGGCTGTTCCGGCTGAACAAGCTGGATGTATTACGATGGAGGAGGTATTCAGACTAGCAGTAACAAGCTTCAAGGTTTACGACTGGGGTCTTTTTGGGGCAGAAAGTTGA
- the LOC107646163 gene encoding probable ran guanine nucleotide release factor isoform X2: MPQDAVYERPLFGGKLSSLFPHRFQDVSDIRQVPDHQEVFADATRDESLIFELLEYKHDVADNGSAVWFLQDLANEQDAEGSVVFHYFILLLMVIEQSGVLEAPGLMYNNTPAIVTTAVGQMAISKGRQGREAQNIIKVYLANLRLKGVDTDVLVTAYEPILINPFSKSAGTVGAGMAVSAEQVGCITMEEVFRLAVTSFKVYD, encoded by the exons ATGCCTCAAGATGCTGTTTATGAACGCCCTCTGTTTGGGGGCAAACTCTCAAGCTTGTTCCCTCATAGATTCCAG GATGTCAGTGACATTCGACAAGTCCCTGATCATCAG GAGGTTTTTGCAGACGCTACTCGTGATGAGAGCTTGATCTTTGAGCTTTTAGAATATAAGCATGATGTTGCTGATAATGGAAGTGCTGTCTGGTTTCTTCAAGACCTTGCTAATGAGCAGGATGCTGAAGGAAGTGTGGTATTCCATTATTTCATTCTGCTTCTTATG GTTATTGAACAGTCTGGAGTCCTTGAAGCGCCAGGTTTGATGTACAATAACACACCTGCTATTGTAACAACTGCAGTAGGGCAAATG GCAATTTCTAAGGGACGACAAGGAAGGGAAGCACAAAATATCATCAAA GTTTATTTGGCAAATCTGCGTCTTAAAGGAGTTGATACTGATGTACTTGTCACTGCATATGAGCCCATTCTTATAAA CCCATTTAGCAAAAGCGCAGGCACAGTTGGTGCCGGCATGGCTGTTTCGGCTGAACAAGTTGGATGTATTACCATGGAGGAGGTATTCAGACTAGCTGTAACAAGCTTCAAGGTTTACGACTAG
- the LOC107646163 gene encoding probable ran guanine nucleotide release factor isoform X4, with protein MPQDAVYERPLFGGKLSSLFPHRFQDVSDIRQVPDHQEVFADATRDESLIFELLEYKHDVADNGSAVWFLQDLANEQDAEGSVVIEQSGVLEAPGLMYNNTPAIVTTAVGQMAISKGRQGREAQNIIKVYLANLRLKGVDTDVLVTAYEPILINPFSKSAGTVGAGMAVSAEQVGCITMEEVFRLAVTSFKVYD; from the exons ATGCCTCAAGATGCTGTTTATGAACGCCCTCTGTTTGGGGGCAAACTCTCAAGCTTGTTCCCTCATAGATTCCAG GATGTCAGTGACATTCGACAAGTCCCTGATCATCAG GAGGTTTTTGCAGACGCTACTCGTGATGAGAGCTTGATCTTTGAGCTTTTAGAATATAAGCATGATGTTGCTGATAATGGAAGTGCTGTCTGGTTTCTTCAAGACCTTGCTAATGAGCAGGATGCTGAAGGAAGTGTG GTTATTGAACAGTCTGGAGTCCTTGAAGCGCCAGGTTTGATGTACAATAACACACCTGCTATTGTAACAACTGCAGTAGGGCAAATG GCAATTTCTAAGGGACGACAAGGAAGGGAAGCACAAAATATCATCAAA GTTTATTTGGCAAATCTGCGTCTTAAAGGAGTTGATACTGATGTACTTGTCACTGCATATGAGCCCATTCTTATAAA CCCATTTAGCAAAAGCGCAGGCACAGTTGGTGCCGGCATGGCTGTTTCGGCTGAACAAGTTGGATGTATTACCATGGAGGAGGTATTCAGACTAGCTGTAACAAGCTTCAAGGTTTACGACTAG
- the LOC107646163 gene encoding probable ran guanine nucleotide release factor isoform X1 — protein sequence MPQDAVYERPLFGGKLSSLFPHRFQDVSDIRQVPDHQEVFADATRDESLIFELLEYKHDVADNGSAVWFLQDLANEQDAEGSVVFHYFILLLMVIEQSGVLEAPGLMYNNTPAIVTTAVGQMAISKGRQGREAQNIIKVYLANLRLKGVDTDVLVTAYEPILINPFSESAGTVCAGMAVPAEQAGCITMEEVFRLAVTSFKVYDWGLFGAES from the exons ATGCCTCAAGATGCTGTTTATGAACGCCCTCTGTTTGGGGGCAAACTCTCAAGCTTGTTCCCTCATAGATTCCAG GATGTCAGTGACATTCGACAAGTCCCTGATCATCAG GAGGTTTTTGCAGACGCTACTCGTGATGAGAGCTTGATCTTTGAGCTTTTAGAATATAAGCATGATGTTGCTGATAATGGAAGTGCTGTCTGGTTTCTTCAAGACCTTGCTAATGAGCAGGATGCTGAAGGAAGTGTGGTATTCCATTATTTCATTCTGCTTCTTATG GTTATTGAACAGTCTGGAGTCCTTGAAGCGCCAGGTTTGATGTACAATAACACACCTGCTATTGTAACAACTGCAGTAGGGCAAATG GCAATTTCTAAGGGACGACAAGGAAGGGAAGCACAAAATATCATCAAA GTTTATTTGGCAAATCTGCGTCTTAAAGGAGTTGATACTGATGTACTTGTCACTGCATATGAGCCCATTCTTATAAA CCCATTTAGCGAAAGCGCAGGCACAGTTTGTGCCGGAATGGCTGTTCCGGCTGAACAAGCTGGATGTATTACGATGGAGGAGGTATTCAGACTAGCAGTAACAAGCTTCAAGGTTTACGACTGGGGTCTTTTTGGGGCAGAAAGTTGA
- the LOC110263714 gene encoding uncharacterized protein LOC110263714: protein MYFAVFLRFGSVFDSDYENPNRTESNRRISTSTVRDRSSQAPTTSKPSSQRRSRFTHCSQDIFTQQCTTVHEAPATASTTVTGSHPADRAPFPALAVAEHDPRSLAPNRAPPSPVATHNTAPTSHRFKSPTQSLIQHSIQSDLN from the exons ATGTATTTTGCTGTTTTtttgcggttcggttcggttttcgatTCTGACTATGAAAACCCTAACCGAACCGAATCGAACCGGAGAA TCTCGACGTCGACGGTGAGAGACCGTTCCTCCCAGGCTCCCACCACCTCGAAGCCTTCCTCCCAACGCCGAAGCCGTTTCACCCACTGCTCCCAAGACATTTTCACCCAACAGTGCACCACGGTCCACGAAGCCCCAGCCACAGCCAGCACCACCGTCACAGGCTCGCACCCAGCGGACAGAGCACCGTTTCCAGCGCTAGCAGTAGCAGAGCACGACCCTCGCAGTCTCGCACCCAATAGAGCACCACCCTCGCCAGTCGCCACCCACAACACAGCACCCACCAGTCACCGATTCAAGTCTCCCACTCAGTCATTGATTCAACACAGCATCCAATCAG ATCTCAATTAA